Below is a window of Brachyspira hampsonii DNA.
AAATGCTTACGCAGAAAAAATTTTGGGGCGGGTGGGCGGGGTTTAGTATTGATGCTTGCGATGAAAAGATTATTTAGTTTTTTTATGAATAGGTCTATTATCTAAACAAAATTTAATAAACTCATGCATATTTGAAATATTTTTTACTTTTAGTAGTTTCTTATAAAATTCTTCTTGTTTATATTTATTTTGCATCCATTTAGTCATTAATTTTCTATATCCTCTTTTTATTTATTTACTCGTATTTTTTCTAATATCAATTAATTTTGCCTTATAAAAAACATCTTCTAATTTTTTGTCATTATATATTGGTACAATATATTTTCTTAAGTTTGTATCTTTAAACATACTTTTATTTATAAATTCAGATTTCTGATCAGGAGTACAATCATCAGTATCCATTATTATAAAAATTTTAAAACTACTAATAATTTCATCATTTTTATAATCAATTATATCACCATATTCTTTTATAAAATCATCATAATTATTTAATTTATGTTTATCTAATTCATCATATAAACTAGTTATTTGTATGGATGTACTCCCATTATCCCTAGAAATAATTTTCATGTTTAATTTAAGTTCAGCTTTAATTACATCACAAATATCTTTTTCTGACTTACCATGGCATATCACTATTACTTTAAGATAATCTTTACTATATGTGTAATTCATAACAAATAATTTATTCCTATTTTTTTAATATATCTTCAAAATCTATTCCTGAAGTTATTGGAATGCCATTATATATTCCATTTAAATATCTTTTTCTAAAATTTATATTTGGATGTTCATTTTCATAAGATTTTATTGGTACTAATATTTTATTACCTATACTGTCAATATTAAATACATATATAGAATCTTTATCTATATTAGATTCTAAAATAGTTGTATTATGAGTTGTAATAAAAAATTGCCCATTTATGTTATTAAATAATGAAACTAATATTTCTGAAGTTAATAAATCATGAATTCCGCTATCTAGTTCATCTACAGCTACTACTCGTGGTTTTTGTTCATCTAAAGAAGTTAATAAAAATGGGAGTAATTTTAATAATTTTTGTGTTCCATTCGATTCTAAATCAAAATTTACATCTATCATTTTTCCATATACTCTTTTTTTAAAAAATAAATTATATAATATTCTATCTTCCTTAATCTTTTTCTTATAGAATACTTTTTTAACATCACTATAAATAGAAGTAAAAAAATCATTCAATATTTCTTCAGTAAATTTTAGTTTATGTTCATCATTTTTCTTTATAATTCCTTTATCCATATTGATAATTACATCTTTTAATGATGATATTTTTCCTATCTTTATACTCTTATTTTTTTCAAGATGAATTGACATAGATAAGAAATATTCTATAACATCAAAAATATTTTTTTTTATGTTATCATCTATATATTGTTTTGTCTTATCATTTCTTTCAAATAATAATATTGATAAAAATGAATGTTTACCCCAAAATTTATCAATTAGATCTTTTATTTCATTATAATATTTTTCTTTAAATAAAGATTTATTAATATATTTCTTTTTACTATCTATTTCAAAATAAATTGTTTTATTTTTAGTTAATGTATATTCTAATTTTTCTTTTACTATATTTTTATTATCTGTTTCTATATAATATACCCCATTTTTATCTTTGTTTGACTCTTTATCTTTCAATATAAATCCAAATTCTAAAACCATATTACCATTTGAACCAATTGTTTTTGAATCATTAATAATATAATCTGTACTTTTGAATATATCTTTTATAATATCTAAATTATTTTTATTATCTAAATTTTCATTTATAAGTTTATTAATTTTATCATAATGTATTTTAGTGTTTAATGTTTCAAATAAAGTAAAAAATGCATTTATAAAATTAGTTTTGCCAGCTCCATTTTCTCCGTAAATGATAATCATTTTTTTGGGATTATTTTTTGATGATGTTAAATCTACTTCAAAATCTACTAATGATTTATAATTTTTAAGTTTTACATAAGTAAACATTTTATTTTAGCCTTTATTTTATCGGTTTTTATGACATTTTATCATAAATTTAGTAAAAATCAAGATAAAATAAAATTACTCTTTACAATAACACATTTTATATTATAATGTATTATCGTTTTTATTTATTTCAAATAATAAAAAACTATTAAAAACTATTATTAGGAGTTGCTGTAATGATTAAAAGAGCATTGATATCCGTATTTTATAAAGACGGAATATTAGAGTTCGCTAAGTTTTTAGCTTCAAAAAATGTGGAAATAGTTTCTACAGGAGGAACTTATAAATATTTAAAAGAGAATGGTATAAATGTTATAGAGGTTGCTGAAGTTACAGGTGCTAAAGAAATGCTTGACGGAAGGGTAAAAACTTTAGACCCTAAAATACATGGAGCAATACTTGCTATAAGAGATAATCCTACTCATATGGAAACTATTAAAGAGAGAGGAATAACTCCTATTGATATGGTGATAGTTAATCTTTATCCTTTCTTTGAAAAGGTACAAGATGACAGTTTGAAGTTTGAAGAGAAAATAGAGTTTATAGATATAGGCGGACCTACAATGCTTCGTTCTGCTGCTAAATCTTTCAAAGATGTTGTGGTTATAAGTGATGTCAAAGATTATGATTTAGTTAAAAATGAAATGGAAAAAGGGGAAGTGAGTTTTGAGACTAAGAAATATTTAGCTTCTAAAGTATTTAATTTAACTTCTGCTTATGATGCAGCAGTGTCAGAGTTTATGTTTAATTCACTAGAAAGTAAAGAAGATAAAAAACTTAATTATCTAAATATGTCTTATAGATTAGAGGAGAAATTAAGATACGGAGAGAATCCTCATCAGGGAGCAAGCTACTATGTATCAACCACAGATAAAGGCTCTATGAAAGATTTTGAACAGTTAAACGGAAAAGAGCTTTCATTTAATAATATTAGAGACATGGATATAGCTTTAAAAATAGTATTAGAGTTCGATGAGGCTAAAAATGAATATGCTTGTTCAGCAATAAAACACTCTACGCCTTGCGGTGCTGCTTTGGGTTCTAATGTACTTGAGGCTTATACTAGAACTTATAACTGCGATCCTACTTCTATATTCGGAGGTATTGTTGCTTTTAACAGTACAGTAGATGAGGATACAGCTAAAGAACTTATAAAAATATTTTTAGAAATTGTTATTGCTAAAGACTTTACTCCTGAAGCTTTGGAAGTATTAAAAAGCAAAAAGAATTTAAGAGTTATAAAATATAAAACTAATACAAGCGATAAAATCAATCTTGTTAAAGTAGATGGAGGATTACTTGTTCAAGATGAGGACAGTGTTTTAGTTGAAGATTATAAAGTTGTAACTGATAAAAAACCTACTGAAGAAGAGATGAAAAATTTAATATTTGGAATGAAGGTTGTAAAATATGCTAAATCAAATGCTATAGTGGTAATAAAAGACTTTATGGCCAAAGGTATAGGAAGCGGACAGACTAACAGAATATGGGCTTGCGAAGATGCTTTGGAACGTGCCGGAGATGGAGTTGTAATGGCATCTGATGCATTTTTCCCATTCAGAGATGTTGTAGATGCTTGTGCTAAATATAATATTAAAGCTATAATTCAGCCGGGCGGATCTATGAGAGATCAGGAATCAATAGATGCTTGTAATGAACATGGCATTGCTATGATATTTACCGGTATAAGACATTTTAAACACTAATATATTATTTCTTATAATATTTCAAAGCGAAGTTAATTTTCATTAGCTTCGCTTTTTTATATATTAAAATTTTCAATAAAGGGAAAGATTTTTGACTTAATATTATTTTTTATTATTTTAAATGTGATGAAAGCTGAAAATATCCTGCATTTATAAGATTATTAATATTTGTAAAACCCAATTTATACATACGCATACAGGCTGTACCTGAACGGTTTCCGCTTGCACAGTATACTATATATTCTTTATCTTTATCAAGTTTAGACATTTTTTCATTGAATTTAGAATCATCTAAAGGAATATTAATACTGTTTTTTATATACCCGCTTTGCTGAACTTCCATATAACTTCTAACATCTATTAAGCCTATATTTTTATTATTTTTATAAATGGAAACTGCATCATTTACATTTATATTTTTGAATTTTCCTTTACTTCTTATATTAAAAATAATTTTTCTTATAGTACTTAATATTATAAAAGTTAATATAATCCCTATTATTAAGGTTAAAGCATTATTCATTATATACCCCCTATATGTATAATATTATTATATCATACAGGGAATTAAATTTCAATTAGTTAACTTAATTTATTTAAATAAATTTCACACATTATAAAAATCATCTAAATTATAAGCATCATTCCAAAATCTGTACTCCCAAACAAAGGCTATATCAAAAGCAATTATCATTTTTTCTTTGACATAATCAGAAGCATTATTATATAGCTCATCAATAATTTTAATCATATTTTCTGTTGATTTTGAAAACTCTTCATCAGCATAAGCATCAATCCAGTTTTTGTATGGATTATTTTCTATTTTTGCATTTTCTTTTATGTGTTTTCCTACTTCATTATATATCCAAAAGCATGGAAGTATAGCAGCAGCAGCTGCCTCAAAAGCCTCAGTATGAGTCGTGTTAATTAAAAAACTAGTATAACCAATATTGGCAGTTGTAATTTTATTTGTATTTTTTAATTGAAAAGCGTCTCTGAAATATTTATGTACAATTTCTTCTTCTACTATATAGGCATTCATAGATGATTTTAAAAAAGCAATAGCATAATCTGCATTATTATTTATTTTTGAAGATATTGTTGCTAATACTTTAGAGTAGTATTTTAGATATAGGCTGTCTTGTTCTATGTAATAAGCAAATTTTTCTTTATCTAAAGTACCTTCCATAAGCTCTTTATTAAATGGCATATCAATTATTTTTTTATATAGCCCTTCATTTTTTTTCCAAACTATTTCTGAAAATTTCATCTTATTCTCCTTTTTATTTGAGTATTAATTATTAGATTTTTATGTTTTTATTTTATCAAGTATATTTTCTTACTTTTGCTATTCTTCTATATATGCATAATTAAATTTATATCTGCCCAAAGGCTCATCAATATAATTTTTTAATTTGGGATTAACTACCAAAAAGTCAGTTCTATATATAAAAGGTATAATAGGTACTTCTTCAAAAAGTATAGATTCTGCTTCTTTTAACGCCCCCATTCTCTTCTTTGCATTTGTTGCCGTAATGGCAAAATCTATTAAAGAATCGTATCTTTCATTTGAAAAGCCTCCGTAATTTATATCGCTATCGCTTGTCATAATTTGAAGCATAGTAAGAGGATCATTATAATCACCTGTCCAGCTTGTTCTAGCCATTTGATAATTTCCAGATTCTCTAAAAGGCAGAGTAATTTTTGATTCTTCTGTTCTTACAGCTATTTCTATATTAAGTGCTTCTTTCCACATTTGCTGTACTGCTTCCATAACTGTAGTATAAAATCCTGATGATACTTTTAACTCTAAAATAGGAAAGTTTTCTCCATTTGGGTATCCCGCTTCGGCTAATAATTTTCTTGCTTCTTCAACATTTTTATTATAATTATTAGCTATAATATAATTACTGCTTTCTTCTCTGAATGATTTTTCAAGTCCTTTTACTGCTGGAGGTACGAATGCTTCTGCTGATATTAATTTACCATATCCTATATTTGATACTATATAGTTTCTGTCTATTGCTAGAGATAATGCCTTTCTTACTCTTTTATCAGATAGTGTTTTATCTTTAGTATTTAAGTCTATATAATAAATACCTATAATATCGCTTACTGCCATTAGATTTTCTTTTATAAGATTTTCTATCTCTCCAATAGGGGGAGCATTTATAGAAAAATCAACATCTCCTGTCCTAACAGCATTAAGTGAAATATATTCATCGGCTATCAAAACGAAATTTATTTTTTTAGAAACTTGATTTGTATAATTCCAATAATTAGTATTAATTTCAAAAACTATTTTTTCATCAGGTTTTCTTTCTGTCATTTTATAAGCACCGTTACATATATAAGTATCAGGATTCCAAGTCCAATCATCACCGTATTTTTCTATTATATCCTCTCTTACAGGCATATATACGCCTCCTGATGCTAATAAGTCAGTAAAATATATTGTAGGCTCTTCAAGTTCTATCACTAATGTATTTTCATCTATAGCCGTAACTCCTAGATTTTCTACGCTCTGTTTGCCTCTTATTATGTCTTTAGCATTTTTTATATATTCCATTAAATAGCTTAATGGCGAAGCTGTTTTTGGGTCTGCTGCTCTTCTATAAGAATAAACAAAATCATCAGCTGTTACTTTTTTACCGTCGCTCCATTTTGCATTATCTCTTAAATGAAATGTATATGTTAGTTTATCATCGCTTATATCCCATTTTTCAGCAACGCCTTCTACAATATTGCCATTTATATCTTTATTAAGAAGTCCTTCAAATGCATGATTAATATAAATGTATCCGTAAGTTTCATCATTTAAAGTGGGGTCTATAGTATTAAGTTCATATCCTAGATTTACAGTGATTTCATCTTTAATATTTTTCGTTTGTTTTTTACAAGATATGAAGGATACAAATAGAAATAACAAAATAATAAATTTTTGTATTGAAGTCATAAAAAGCTCCTTGATATATTAAAAAAATAGAGATTTTTATAACACCGTTTGTTTTGTTTTATTGAAATTTTTAGTCTTGCTTGATATTTTTTAATAAAACAAGACCAACTTTAGAAAAGGTCTCATTTTATTAGCCGTATTTGAAAAATTAATAAAAGAGATAATTCCCTACGCTGGCATTACCCAAACAGGTTATAAGGGTCGAAGTCAAACTATTTAAACTTCCTCTCAGCCTTTTCAAGCTCCCCAGTTTTATACCAAAAATGATATAGTATTTTTATTTTTATATCAAGCATTTACTTATAGAATTTTTTAAAAATCATGTTCTTTTAATAGTATTAGTATAAAAATTAAAATATTTTTTAATTGCATAAAATATAAAGAAAATATGATGAGAAAAATAATTAAATGGGTATTAAATGAATAATACCCATTATTAATTAATTTGAGAATAAAAAATTATTTATGGTTCATTTTCAATATGTCAATAAGCTCATTTATTAAATTTTTTTCGCTTATTGCAGTCATTAAATGATCCTGTGCATGTATAAAAAGTAAGTTTATTACAAAACTTTCGCCATTAGCTTCTTTCGATATTAAATCAGTTTGGTATTGATGGGACTGCAGTAATAATTGATCAGCTTCATTCATTTTTTTATCGGATTCTTCAAATTTATTTTCTTTAGCAAGCCTTAAAGCCTCATAAGCTAAACTCTTACTTTCTCCGGCTAATGCTATAATCGGAAATACATTTTCTTCCATAAATGTTTCATAATCTTGTGTCATAAGTAATAAACTCCATAAAATTATTCTATTATAATAAATCTTTTAGCCGGACTTATATAATCGAGCAGAAATAAATATTCATCTTTAATTCTTCCTACTACATTAGTTCTTCCGGTATTTTTTAAATCTTTCAAAGCTATTTGCATTTCTCCGCTATAGCTTCCATATTCTGATGAATCTATTAGTATATCTCCTCTTTTTATATCGGAAACTGCATTAAATATTTTGAAATTATGTCCTCTATATTTTGCTCTTGTATCTGAAGATCTTATAACATCTGCAGAAGCATCTAATCTATTTTGATGAAGCATATTTAATACAATACTTTTTTCCTCTTTTGGAATTGAATTTACTAATTCTGCTTTAAAAGTTATTAATCTTTTATCCATATTATATAATGTTTTTAAAGTATTTTCATTTGCATAACAGTTAGCAATGAAAACACAATCAACGCCAAGAGCAAATAATTCCATAGCTTGAATATCTATAGGCATATTTCTATGTTCTTCTAAAGAGCAAATACCATCGCTTACAGGCCAAGGTCCGAAAGCGGCTTCTTTGGCATTTACAAACGCAGATGAGCTTATAGAATATTTTTTAAAACGTTTCATACTGTTTTTAAAAAGTGTTCTGTCTAGCCCTGTATATGCATGAGGATAAAAATTATAACAGCCTATCAGATTATCTGTATTAGGATAATATTTCATTATATTATCTAGATAATTTGTATCATTGCTCATATTTAATTCTATCTTTAAATCATATTCATTGTATGTCATTAAACTTTCTTCATTGCCTGTAAATCCTAAATCCAATCTTACAGCCCAAGCTCCTAATTTATGGAAGAAGTCAAGATTTTTATAATCTATATCCAGATGTTTAAATACAGCAGGAGATATATCTAAAGTAGTTCTTATTCCTTTTTCTTTGGCATAATTTATAATAGTTGAAAATTCATTAGTTATTTCATCTTTAGATTTATCGACAGAGAGCAGGCACATAAAACATCTTGTAAATCCGTATTTAGATGCCAAATCTATATAAGATTTGTTATCTTCCATTTTTGAGTGAAATGGGTAAATAGATATTCCTAACTCTTTCATTTATATGTTCTCCTATTTTTATCTTTTAGATTTATTCATTATCCGGTAAAGTTTTAGCATAAGCATTGATAAAAGGAGTATATATTAAGTATGACAATAATACTAAACATAAACTCAAAATCATAGCAGGTACACTTAAATTAGTAGATAAGAAAGCACCTAATGGACCAGGAGTTGTCCAAGGCACTAAAGAAACAATTTTTCCTACAATACCTATTTTTAAAACTGTATATGCTATTATGGCATTAATTATAGGTACACAAATGAAGGGTATAAATAGTATAGGGTTCATAACAACAGGAGTACCAAACATAATAGGTTCATTAATATTAAATAACCCAGGTATTACTGATAATCTTCCAATAGATTTAAGATGGGCATTTTTACTTAATGCCATAGCTATTGCTAAACCTAATGTAGCACCTGCTCCTCCTATATATACATAAACATTAAAGAACTCTCCTGCTACTACTTTTGGCAAAGCCTCTCCAGCCTGTAAAGCTGCTTGATTCAAAGCCAAATTTGATAATGTTATTGTAGTGATTACAGCATTAACAACATTAGCACCATGTATTCCAACAAACCATAATATATGTATAACTAAAAGAAGTATTATTACTGATGGTAAACTATCTGATATTGATAATAAAGGAGAAATAATTTTCATTATCAAATTAGGTACAAGTATCATCATATTTTTCTGTATTATTATATTTATTATTTGGAATAATACTCCTACAACAGCTATAGGTATTATTATTTCAAAAGATTTTGCTATTGCCGGCGGTACGGAATCAGGAAGTTTTATAGTCATTTTTTTACTTACCAAGAATCTGTAAATTTCTATTGAAATTATACCGCCTATTATAGCAGAGAATATTCCTTTAGCATCTAAAAATCTTGCATCTAATACATTAATATTGCTTCCTGCTTCTACTAAAAATATTCCTGCAAAATCTTCAGCAACAGATAAAGCATTTACCTTAGCTGCTATAAGGAAAAATGCAAATAAAGATAAGAATCCTCCAGTAACACTGCTTAAATTATAAGAACCAGCCAAAGAATATCCTATACCATAAGCAACGAATACTGATAATATCCCCATACTCACATTGAATATTTGAATAAAATTTCCTGTGAAATTTTTAGCAAAATTATCATACCAACCCATATATAAAAAATTACTTTTATCTGTAAAAGGTAAATTAAATATCAAAAGTACAAAAGAACCTACTATTAAGAAAGGCATAGTATAAATAAATGCATCTTTAATAGCATTTAAATATCTGTTATTAGCTAATTTAGCTGCTGCTGGTGTTATTTTATTTTCTATAAAATTAATAATTTTGTCGTTCATATTTTTTATCCTTATTTTTTAATTATCTTGTAAAGTTTTAGCATAAGCATTGATGAAAGGAGTATATATTAAATATGATAATAATACTAAACATAAACTCAAAACCATAGCAGGAATATTGAAATTTGATGCTATCAAAGCTCCTAAAGGTCCCGGTGTAGTCCAAGTTACAAGAGCTATAATTTTTCCTACAATACCTATTTTCAAAACTGTATATGCTATTACAGCATTAATTATAGGAACACAAATAAAAGGTATAAATAATATAGGGTTCATAACAATGGGAGTACCAAACATAATAGGCTCATTTATGTTGAATATTCCCGGTATTATAGAAACCCTGCCTATAGATTTTAAATGCTCATTTTTACTTAATGCCATAGCTATTGCTAAACCTAATGTAGCACCTGCTCCTCCTATATATACATAAACATTAAAGAACTCTCCTGCTACTACTTTGGGGAAAGCCTCTCCAGCCTGTAAAGCTGCCTGATTCAAAGCTAAATTTGATAATGTTATTATGCTGATTATTGCATTGATTACATTTGCCCCATGTATACCTACAAACCATAATATATGTATAATTAAAAGAAGTATTATTACCAATGCTAAACTATCTGACATTGACAGTAAAGGAGAAGTTATATTATCTATTAGTTTAGAAGTTAACATAAGTAATTTTTTCTGTATTATTATATTTATTATTTGGAATAATATTCCCACAACAGCTATAGGTATTATTATTTCAAAAGATTTTGCTATTGCCGGGGGTACGGAATCAGGGAGTTTTATAGTCATTTTTTTGCTTACTAAGGATCTATAAATTTCTATTGAAATTATACCGCCTATTATAGCAGAGAATATTCCTTCAGCACCTAAAAATCTTGCATCTAATACATTAATATTACTTGCGGCTTCTACTAAAAATATTCCGGCAAAATCTTCAGAAACAGATAAAGCACTTACTTTAGCCGATATAATTAAAAATGCAAATAAAGATAAGAACCCTCCAGTAACACTGCTTAAATTATAAGAAGCAGCCAAAGAATATCCTATACCATAGGCAATAAATAATGATAATAAGCCCATACTTACATTGAATATTTGAATGAAATGTCCTGAAAATGCAGCTGTAAAATTATCATACCATTCAATATATAAAAAGCTATTTTCATCTTTAAAAGGTAGGTTAAATATTAAAAGTATAAAAGAGCCTACTATTAAAAACGGCGTAATATAATCAAATGCATCTTTTATTGATGAGAGATATCTATTATTTGATAATTTAGCTGCAAATGGAGCTATTTTGTTTTCTATATAACTAATAATTTTATCATTCATAATATGTTCTAATATTAACAGATTATAATTTTAAATTTAAAGCAAAATCTAATATCTTAGCTCCATCCATTTTTCCATAGTCTTTAAAATCTATAACATCTAATGGCTTTCCTTTAGCATTAGCTTTTTTAGTTAGTTCATTTTTCATGTATTTAACCTGAGGTCCTAATAGGAAAATATCATAACTATCCGCTAATTCTTCAAATCTTGAAATACTTGCAGCTTCTATCTCTGCATCGATATTGTCTGCTTTAGCTTTATCCTGCATCTTTTTTACTATCATACTGGTAGACATACCAGCAGAACATAAAAGTAAAATCTTTTTCATGCTTTGCTCCTTTTTTTATTTTTCACAATAATAATGTTTTTAAAAAATAACTCAAACAATAAAATTTCAGTATTAATATGGTAATTTATTAGCTTTTTCTTTTTATAAAAAAGTATATAATAAAAGGAAAAATTATACAATAAAGTTATATTTATGAATATTAAGTATATAAAAGAAATATTATCACTGTTGTCAACAGATTCATATATAACTGCTGAAGCCTTATCAAAACAATTAAATGTAAGTGAAAAAACAATCAGAACAAAGATAAGAGAAATCAATTATGAATTGCAGAAACTTAATATAAATATAGAATCAAAACCTAGATACGGATATAAATTGGTATGTGATAATTATGATAATTTTAAATCTATTGATTTTTTATCTAATATTAATAATGATATTGATTACAGAATTAGAATTATTTTTAAATATTTATTAGAAATGAATAGTGAATATATAAAGACTGATGATATATGCGATTCTTTAGATGTATCTAAAACTACTTTAACAAATATATTCAAGATTATGGAATATAATTTAAAATATTATAATCTTACACTTGAAAGAAGACCTAATTATGGCATAAGATTAATAGGAAATGAATTTGATATAAGAAATTTTATAATATGTAATTATTTAAATGATTTTTTATATGAAAATAATATGAATGAAAAATTAATAAGTATAATTATAAATTTTCTCAATAAATATGAAATAAAATTTTCAGAAATTAATTTAGAAAATTTTATTCAATATATAAATGTTTCAATAAGCAGAATAAAAAATAATAATTTTATATGTGATTGTGAGAATGATATTGTTAAAGATATAG
It encodes the following:
- a CDS encoding PTS sugar transporter subunit IIC, with the protein product MNDKIISYIENKIAPFAAKLSNNRYLSSIKDAFDYITPFLIVGSFILLIFNLPFKDENSFLYIEWYDNFTAAFSGHFIQIFNVSMGLLSLFIAYGIGYSLAASYNLSSVTGGFLSLFAFLIISAKVSALSVSEDFAGIFLVEAASNINVLDARFLGAEGIFSAIIGGIISIEIYRSLVSKKMTIKLPDSVPPAIAKSFEIIIPIAVVGILFQIINIIIQKKLLMLTSKLIDNITSPLLSMSDSLALVIILLLIIHILWFVGIHGANVINAIISIITLSNLALNQAALQAGEAFPKVVAGEFFNVYVYIGGAGATLGLAIAMALSKNEHLKSIGRVSIIPGIFNINEPIMFGTPIVMNPILFIPFICVPIINAVIAYTVLKIGIVGKIIALVTWTTPGPLGALIASNFNIPAMVLSLCLVLLSYLIYTPFINAYAKTLQDN
- a CDS encoding PTS sugar transporter subunit IIB; its protein translation is MKKILLLCSAGMSTSMIVKKMQDKAKADNIDAEIEAASISRFEELADSYDIFLLGPQVKYMKNELTKKANAKGKPLDVIDFKDYGKMDGAKILDFALNLKL